Proteins encoded by one window of Methanobacterium sp. CWC-01:
- a CDS encoding 2-oxo acid dehydrogenase subunit E2 has product MSVETRIREDPVTESSYPRKKRRGDRMDGWILKDLSSFTKLVPHLMTSRNSSAIYFKEKIDVTDFVRYVEEKDQELSRNPINTPQGSVDKITYFNVFLAALVRLFTLKPHLNRFIAGRNFYQRKKIEVAFVAKKEFTEEGEETVIKESFDRDETLWSVVSRLNREIRTVKSGDSDDATDILNLFARFPKPVVQFSVAFLDFLNYIGRYPKDIYKADPMHASVFVTNLGSIGLKNVPYHHLYDRGTSSVFICLGEIHPERIFHPETGEPVDRYLVEISTTIDERISDGFYFIRAMNEFKEILNNPELLEEKLEHYPVDI; this is encoded by the coding sequence ATGTCAGTTGAAACTAGAATTAGAGAAGATCCGGTTACCGAATCATCCTATCCCCGGAAAAAAAGAAGGGGAGATAGAATGGATGGCTGGATTTTAAAGGATCTTAGTTCATTTACCAAACTGGTTCCCCACCTAATGACCTCCAGAAACTCCTCGGCCATATATTTTAAGGAGAAAATTGACGTGACCGACTTCGTCCGGTACGTGGAGGAAAAAGACCAGGAATTATCCCGGAATCCCATTAACACCCCCCAGGGGTCCGTGGATAAAATCACATATTTCAACGTATTTTTAGCAGCTCTAGTCCGGCTTTTTACCCTTAAACCACATTTAAACCGATTCATAGCCGGCAGAAACTTTTACCAGCGAAAGAAAATAGAGGTAGCCTTCGTTGCCAAAAAGGAATTCACCGAAGAAGGAGAAGAAACGGTTATCAAAGAAAGCTTCGATAGAGATGAAACCCTGTGGTCTGTGGTTTCCAGACTGAATAGGGAGATCAGGACAGTTAAAAGCGGAGACAGCGATGATGCTACCGATATACTTAACCTGTTCGCCAGGTTTCCCAAACCAGTAGTCCAATTTTCGGTGGCATTTCTAGATTTTCTAAACTACATTGGAAGATACCCTAAAGATATTTACAAGGCCGATCCCATGCATGCCAGTGTATTTGTAACCAACCTGGGTAGTATTGGCCTCAAAAACGTTCCCTATCACCATTTATATGACCGGGGCACCAGTTCGGTTTTTATCTGTCTGGGAGAGATTCACCCGGAGCGGATCTTCCACCCGGAAACCGGGGAACCAGTGGATAGATACCTGGTTGAAATTTCTACCACCATCGATGAACGTATCAGTGATGGATTCTACTTTATCCGGGCCATGAATGAATTTAAAGAAATTTTGAATAACCCGGAACTTCTGGAAGAAAAATTGGAACACTACCCTGTGGATATTTGA
- a CDS encoding zinc-ribbon domain-containing protein, with translation MGYLVCDKCRGYYKLEPDESPDDFEEECECGGKLEVVFDLSNVFEDIYCPQCGYKNPGITLFCRECGAYLKMEGKSLMMDSSK, from the coding sequence ATGGGATATTTAGTATGCGATAAATGCAGAGGTTACTACAAGTTAGAACCCGATGAATCACCAGACGATTTTGAAGAAGAATGTGAATGCGGGGGAAAACTGGAAGTAGTATTTGATTTATCCAACGTTTTTGAAGATATCTACTGCCCGCAGTGCGGTTATAAAAATCCAGGCATCACCCTATTCTGCCGAGAATGCGGAGCCTACCTGAAGATGGAAGGTAAAAGCCTGATGATGGATAGCAGCAAATAG